From the genome of Mucilaginibacter paludis DSM 18603:
AGAATTACTAGTGTCACGTCAAGTTAAAATTGTCGGGTAAAGGCGTTTGAGTTTAATCCTTGCATCGTCATTTGTAAATTGCCAGTTAATGGTAGCTTCTTTATTGTTTCGGTGGGTTTGCCAGGCCAACACTTCTTTTTGCATCTTTTTGATATTGTCAATCCTTCGGTTTAGACATTGTCCCATCAAAACATTTAACTCTATTTCTGCCATGTTCAACCAACTGCCATGCTTTGGGGTGTAAACAAATTCAAACCTGTCCCTTAGTCGTTTGGCTTCTTTCGGCTCAAAGGCCTCGTACAACGCTGCTGGTTTATGTGTGCCAAGGTTATCCATTACCAAGGTTATTTTAGTGACTTTCGGGTACCAATCGTCGGCTATTTGTTTGATGAATTTTGCCCAGTCTGTTTTTGTTTTCCGTTCTGTCACCTCCACATATCTTTTCCCGTTCAATGGCTCTGATGCCAAGAATATATTGGCTACCCCGCAACGCGCATATTCAAAATCTTCCCGAGCATCTTGTCCGGGTTTCATTGGGATGGGCAACCGTGTTTCTGTAATCAGCTGTTTTGGGGACTCATCCATACAAACGACCGGAAACTCTTGGCTATAAGGTCGTTTATATACATCCAGCAAATGCTCCATATTAGCAACAAAATCACTGCTTTGGTGCGGTGGTATTACCCAGCCTTTTACTTTCCAGGGTTTTAACTCGTTTTTTTTAACGTCTTTCTTATCGTTTCATAGGAAATATCTTCTACATATTTCAACTCAACCATTTTATCAGCCAATAAACGTAGCGACCATTTTGAAAAGCCTTCGGGTGCTTTGCCACAACTTAATGCTATTAAATGCGCCTCGGCTTCCCCGTCTATTTTTTTTGCTTTTGTCTTGATTATAGGCTTACGGTCCAGGCACGCTTCAAAACCGTCTTCAACAAAACGCTGTTTGACCCGGTCAATCATTCGCATGCTTACTTTTAAAACACGGCTGACTTCTTCGTTGATGATCTTTTCCCCAAGTCCACTTTCATCGCAATTCAATAAAATATAAGCATTGCGATACTGTTGGGCACTGTGAGAACCCTTGCTGATTATTGCACTTAGCCGCCCCCGCTCTTCTTCTGTTAACGTTACTCTATACTTTATCATATCCGTTTTGGATGATAAAGGTATAATAAATATACGACAATATCAAATTGACGCGACACTAGAGGAACTTGCTGATAATGTCTACGAAGGATGCAAAAAAATAGACCTGAGGGTTTACGCGCATCAACTCTCCAAATATGGTCAGCCGATATCCAAAATACTAAATGATGCTTGGGCAGAGCTTTTTGAAAACCCGGAAAATTTTGCCGACTGGGAAAAGCAAAGAATTGTGGAGATCAATGCCTCGCTGTGAGCTCAGAAAAATAATGCACTTATCGTAACTTAATTTGCGTGATTTTAAAAAGATTAATCCAGAGAAAATTATGATAAATAATATATTGTGCTAATGCCCAGAACTAACAGATCATAATTGAAATATAATTGTTAATCGCCCTAATGTCAATTATAGCGATGGACAGTTATTTGTATTTCCTTATTTTGACTTTATTGTCTTTGTATTTGATGCAAATACCTAAGAACTTACACAGTTCTTGGTTGCGGAGAAATTACATAATTTTTATAAGGCGAATTACTTCAGCTATACAAAACGATTCGATATTCTTGAATTATTGAACTCACAGTTCTCCATCGATAAACGATAACTGAACATTATCGATGAAAATACCATCAGTGTAGGGCTTCTGGAAGAAAAGTATAAATTTAGGCCTTCTGGAAAATAGCATCAACCTCAAAACAAACAACCTGCCTATTCGAAGTCCTTCGGTGTTACTACAAGGGTAGGCAGAACGAAAACAGATAAAAATGCTGTCGAAAAGAGTGAAATAATTACCCATCAAAGTCTTTGGCTTAAGCGACGTAATTGTCAAAATAATTCAAAGTCAGTTAACAGGTTATGATGAAATTATTATCAATTGCCCTAATTCTGTGACAAAATATACCATAATTTACCCTAATTCTGTGACATGTTTGGAGATTCTGGAGTGCTTGACCAGGCCATTCCGCAGGCTTTAGAGCACCCATTTGTGTAATCGTTTTTTATAAAATACGTTTATAATCAATGATCTGATATGGTCAAAGTGTCGCGGAATCTGCTTTCTACTTTTCCGGAACGAGGTGTCAATGGATCCGGAATATCCAGCCTGTTAATCTTTGCAGCACTCAATATCATTCTACCACTACCACAAGCACAGTCTGCAATTGTTTGTCCATCGGTAGGATTGCCAACGCTTATAGTTGCCATCATGGAGCAGACTCATCATGCTCTCCTTGTTGGGGAAAGGACACGCCTCGATGATGGGGCTACAAAGCACCTCGATCAGGCCACTGCCGACGGCATAAATGCTGACGCATAGGAGTATGCCCACCAACGGATTGGGGAAGAGCGCAGGAACAATGGCCAAGCCTGCGAGACCCAGAGCCGAGGTGACCTCAGAGATGATGATGATGATGATGATGATGCGATAGTTGATGTTCTTGAACTTGGCACACAGGAACTCTGTAACGAGTTGGACAATGTAGAAAACAGCTGGAATCAGGGCTAAACTGGCTATCGGGACCTGATACTCACGGTGGAAAGCCATGAACAGCAGCGGCGTGAAATTGGCTACGATGGCCTGCGTGACAAAGCCGAGGTAACAGGACCGCTTGATGATGCTGTAGTCTTGGGAAGGTCTCATTATCGCTTCAGCCAATGTTTCCCCAGCCAGTTGCGTACCGGCTCGTCATAGAGCTTCAAACATGCCCATGCTACGCCCAAGCACATAATGAAAGTGGTGATACCGACGAAAACATGGGTGCTGACAGGCGAATCCATGTGATTCTCGGCCCAGCTCATGTGCATGTACATAATGGGATAATGGGTGATGTAGAGGGGGAAGGAGAGCTGTCCGACGACAGTGCAGATACGGGTGGCACGACGCCCCTGCAGGCGGCTGCCAGCGCCAATAGAGAGGATGAGGGGAAAGAGCAGCAGGATGGCACAGAGCTCGTAGATACCCTCGTAAAGTGGGCTGATGTCGGTGAGCATAGGAGTAGAAACCATGGTAATGATAAGGAGCGATGCGGCCCAGAAGCCACCTTTGATAGAGATAAAACGATTGATGCGCGAGAGCAGCAGCCCCATGGTGAATGGGAACATAAGGCGCACCATGGCACGATAGACGTGCTCAGGATCGAAGATGAAGCCGCCATTGATGGTGTATTGGTAACCTTTGTCCACCAGATTGCCCCACAGATTGAGTTGCAAGCACAGATCGGCCGATAGTAGGGCACAGAAGGCCACGATGATACCCAGCTGCACCTTATTTACGCGACGCAAGAAGAAGGCATAGAGGACATTGGCTACATATTCGTAAATAAGGGTCCAAATAGGACCATTGATACTGGTGAGCTCGCCCCAACCACGGATGTCCATCGACTTGGGCAGCGGAATCATGCAGATGAGAAGCAATGCCTCGAGCATCAACATATACCAGGGGGCAGAATCAACTGCATTGAAGGTGGGACCACCCGAATAATAGAAGAAGCAGATGCCAATGAGCACACCCATGATGGCCATAGGCTGCAGACGGGTGAGGCGGCGCTTGAAGAAGCCCCAGGTGGTCATCTTGTCCCAACGGTCATCGTAGGCATAACCGAGCACAAGGCCACTGAGCGCAAAAAAGAAATCCACCGACATGAAGCCGTGGGGCATCACCCAACGAGAGATCTCAGAGGGATAACACTCCATCATGTGAAACATCACAACACCCAGAGCCGCAACGCCTCTGAGTCCGTCCAGAATCTCGTAACGTGGTTTGGATTCCTGATAGGTATTGGTTTGCTGATACATTTTGTAGAAATAATTAAGAAAGATGATCGTACTTTTTTTGGGTGCAAAAAAATGACATCTTTCGTAATGGACAATAGTTATTTATAACCATTCAGAGCAGCCCCATGGCTCGAGCCACACGACAAGCCTCGATGGCATGATCCACGTTGAGTTTCTCCAGTATGTTCTGGCGATGACGATTCACAGTGTTGATGCTGATGGACAAGAGGTCGGCAATCTCCTTCGAGAGCTTGCCCTGGTCGATGAGTCGGAGCACTTCGCACTCACGGGTAGAGAGCACATGAGCGTAATCCTGATTCGTCAGCACACGTCTCTCACCTGTGCGGGTATTGATTATTTTGGCCTGATGCTGTTCCTCTCGGGCCAAAGTATAGACACATGCCATGAGGCGGAAACTTCCGTTCGACGAGGCTTCCATAGGGAAAATACGGTGTTCGACGACACGGTAGTTGCCCTCCTTGTCACGCAGTCGCATATAGTCGCTGAGGTAGAAATCGCGACGACGGGCGATGGGTATTGGCTTGAGCAGATGGACAAAAGCGAGTTCGTCGGCATGACGCTGAACTAAATCGTCGGCATCAGCTCGATTGAAAATGAAGTCTTCGTAGAGCGAAGGAATTATATCCTGGCGCTCTTCGACGGTCAAACCGAGTTCGTCGGCCAGCCCACCGAAATAGCAGTAACTGCAATTGAGCTTGTTGTCACCCATCGAGACAATAGCATTCTCGGTGAACGCATACACGCGGGCCAGCGATCGGCACTCGGCTATCTGGCTGGCTTCGCCCTCATCCTCAGCGAAGGGCTGAGACATATACATATTGTTGATCTTTTTGAAATCATTGTCCATTATTCCTCCTTGGTCATGGGGATATTAGTATGAATCGTAATCTCTCATGCTGCAAAGATAACGTATTCAAGTCTCGCAAGTAAAATTTAGGCCGCCTTTGCTAATACTAGTCTATCAAAGTTGATATAATGTTTGAACGTCTCGCTTTTGTTAATCAATGCATCAAGAACGTGTTCGTCGTCCGTATCAAAAGCCACACTTAGGGTATTTGGAAAACAATTGTTTAGGTTGGCGTTGATTTTTACTGTCGTTCCCAATTTTTGCTGTAAACCATGTAGGAGTTTATCACGAAGGGTTGAAAGGTGAATGCTGTTCGCTGAAAGGTTTTGCTGTGCTAATTCACACGCTTTTCCAAGCCCAACAATGTAGGGAACATTTTCTGTTCCCGGACGAATTCCCTTTTCCTGACTTGCTCCATGTATTAAATTTTCAATTTTTGTACCCCGCCTGATGTACAATGCCCCAATCCCTTTGGGTGCATACAATTTATGTCCGGCTATAGTGAGTAAGTCAACGTTTAGTTTTTGTACATCGACTTCAATTTTACCCAGCGATTGTGCAGCATCGGTGTGGAAAGCTATCTGGCTTTTTCTGGCAATTGTGGCTATTTCGCTAATGGGTTGAATGGTTCCCACCTCGTTGTTAGCGTGCATGATGGTAATTAATGCAGTGTCGGGGCGAATCGACTTTTCAACATCGGCAGGTTCAACCCTGCCAAAAGTATCTGCCGAAAGGTAGGTGATTGGAGATTCTGGAGTGCTTGACCAGGCCATTCCGCAGGCTTTAGAGCACCCATTTGTGTAATCGTTTTTTATAAAATACGTTTATAATCAATGATCTGATATGGTCAAATTGTCGCGGAATCTGCTTTCTACTTTTCCGGAACGAGGTGTCAATGGATCCGGAATATCCACGTAAGGATGGCTATACGCATATTAACCAATTACGCTCAGCCGGTGTTCCCGAAGCTGCTTTAGAAAAATTGGCCGATGCCGATGCGTTCCGTTCGATGGGCACCGATCGCCGGATGGCACTTTGGGAAATATCGGCTTTGGCTGACCGGCCCGTTGGTTTATTTGACGGGCAGGTTTCAGAAACGGTGTTAGAAGATGCTGTACCGCTACCACTGATGACCCGTGGCGAGCATGTGGTGCAGGATTATATTTCAACCGGGCTGTCGCTTAAAGACCACCCGGTTGGGCTGGTTCGCACGCAGCTCAATCGCCTGTACAATGTGAGGATTAGCGACCTGGCCAAATATAAAGACGGGGATTCTATTTGTTTAGCGGGATTAATCACGGTGCGCCAACGTCCGGGTACCGCCAAAGGTGTACTCTTTATGACGCTGGAAGACGAAACAGGTTCGGCAAACGTAGTGGTCTGGCAACAACTATTCGATACTTACCGTAAAGAGATCGTGCAATCCAAATTACTGATGGTAGCAGGTAAATTACAAATAGCCAATGGCGTTACACACCTCGTCGCCCGCAAATGCTTTAACCTGAGCGCATTGCTCCGCAGTCTCACCGAAACCAATTTGCCGCAAACCCTGATGCGCGGTGACGAAACCACCCAACCGGTTAATTATGATGGGCGGTCTGCTGCCCCGGCAGTGTCCACAGAAGGCGCTTTTCATAAGGGGCGCAACTTTCATTAATAACCCTCGGATTTAAACTCTAATTCAATTATTATATTAGCCACATGAACTGTAAATTAAACTATTTATAGTCACTTACTTATTACCATATCTGTTAAATTTAATTTCGTTCTGCGTATTTTTAAATTTAATGTTTTCAAAGCCTGAACGATGCTGACTATTGAACTAATCGAAACCAAATTAAAGATCATGAACCCGGACGGGTTTCACCGTTTATGTGATGCCTACTTATTTTTTGAAGGTGAAGATGAATTCGATAGTATAGCTCCGGTTGGCCAAGTGGAGGGCAAACAAAAAGCAAGAAAAGGAACCCCGGACACAAGGATAAGGCGTACAGATGGTAGCTATATTTTTATTCAATACACCACACAGGAGGACTATCCGAAAACTGCCCTGCTTTATAAAAAGCTGGAAGAAGATTTAAATAACTGTTTTAATCCCCGTAAAACGAAAGTAAGTCTGACTCACCTGGAATTAGTAATTCTTT
Proteins encoded in this window:
- a CDS encoding OB-fold nucleic acid binding domain-containing protein → MDPEYPRKDGYTHINQLRSAGVPEAALEKLADADAFRSMGTDRRMALWEISALADRPVGLFDGQVSETVLEDAVPLPLMTRGEHVVQDYISTGLSLKDHPVGLVRTQLNRLYNVRISDLAKYKDGDSICLAGLITVRQRPGTAKGVLFMTLEDETGSANVVVWQQLFDTYRKEIVQSKLLMVAGKLQIANGVTHLVARKCFNLSALLRSLTETNLPQTLMRGDETTQPVNYDGRSAAPAVSTEGAFHKGRNFH
- a CDS encoding helix-turn-helix transcriptional regulator, giving the protein MDNDFKKINNMYMSQPFAEDEGEASQIAECRSLARVYAFTENAIVSMGDNKLNCSYCYFGGLADELGLTVEERQDIIPSLYEDFIFNRADADDLVQRHADELAFVHLLKPIPIARRRDFYLSDYMRLRDKEGNYRVVEHRIFPMEASSNGSFRLMACVYTLAREEQHQAKIINTRTGERRVLTNQDYAHVLSTRECEVLRLIDQGKLSKEIADLLSISINTVNRHRQNILEKLNVDHAIEACRVARAMGLL
- a CDS encoding cysteine desulfurase family protein produces the protein MAWSSTPESPITYLSADTFGRVEPADVEKSIRPDTALITIMHANNEVGTIQPISEIATIARKSQIAFHTDAAQSLGKIEVDVQKLNVDLLTIAGHKLYAPKGIGALYIRRGTKIENLIHGASQEKGIRPGTENVPYIVGLGKACELAQQNLSANSIHLSTLRDKLLHGLQQKLGTTVKINANLNNCFPNTLSVAFDTDDEHVLDALINKSETFKHYINFDRLVLAKAA
- a CDS encoding acyltransferase family protein; its protein translation is MYQQTNTYQESKPRYEILDGLRGVAALGVVMFHMMECYPSEISRWVMPHGFMSVDFFFALSGLVLGYAYDDRWDKMTTWGFFKRRLTRLQPMAIMGVLIGICFFYYSGGPTFNAVDSAPWYMLMLEALLLICMIPLPKSMDIRGWGELTSINGPIWTLIYEYVANVLYAFFLRRVNKVQLGIIVAFCALLSADLCLQLNLWGNLVDKGYQYTINGGFIFDPEHVYRAMVRLMFPFTMGLLLSRINRFISIKGGFWAASLLIITMVSTPMLTDISPLYEGIYELCAILLLFPLILSIGAGSRLQGRRATRICTVVGQLSFPLYITHYPIMYMHMSWAENHMDSPVSTHVFVGITTFIMCLGVAWACLKLYDEPVRNWLGKHWLKR
- a CDS encoding IS630 family transposase (programmed frameshift), with the translated sequence MIKYRVTLTEEERGRLSAIISKGSHSAQQYRNAYILLNCDESGLGEKIINEEVSRVLKVSMRMIDRVKQRFVEDGFEACLDRKPIIKTKAKKIDGEAEAHLIALSCGKAPEGFSKWSLRLLADKMVELKYVEDISYETIRKTFKKNELKPWKVKGWVIPPHQSSDFVANMEHLLDVYKRPYSQEFPVVCMDESPKQLITETRLPIPMKPGQDAREDFEYARCGVANIFLASEPLNGKRYVEVTERKTKTDWAKFIKQIADDWYPKVTKITLVMDNLGTHKPAALYEAFEPKEAKRLRDRFEFVYTPKHGSWLNMAEIELNVLMGQCLNRRIDNIKKMQKEVLAWQTHRNNKEATINWQFTNDDARIKLKRLYPTILT